Genomic segment of Phreatobacter oligotrophus:
CGCCCGCTTCCAGGCCTTCGCGCGGCTCCAGAACGAGCTCGACCAGGCGAAGTCGGCGCTGGAGGAGCGAAAGGTCGTCGAACGCGCCAAGGGCCTCCTGATGAAGCACAAGGGCATCTCCGAAGAGGAGGCCTATGCCCAGCTGCGCAAGCGGGCGATGAACGAGAAAAAGAAGCTGGGAGAGATCGCGCAGGCGGTGGTCACCGGTCTGGAGATGCTGGGATGAAACGGATCACCATCGGCTTCATTCCCCTCACCGACGCGGCGCCGCTGATCGCGGCGCACGAGCGCGGTTTCGCCGACGAGGAGGGCCTCGCCTTCGATCTCGTCCGCGAGGTCTCCTGGGCTAACATCCGCGACAAGCTCTCCGTCGGCCTGTTCGACGCCGCCCACATGCTCACCCCGCTGGCCATCGCCAGCGCGCTGGGCATCGGCCATGTCACGGTGCCGCTGATCGCCCCGGCGACGCTCGCCCTCAACGGCAATGCCATCACCCTCTCCGCCGCCTTCGTGCGTGAGCTCGGTGGCGCGCTGCCCGAGGACCCGGTCGCCGCCCTGCCGCTCTTCGCGGCGGCCATCAAGCGGCGCTCCGAGGCCGGACTGAGCCCGCCGGTCTTCGCCGCCACCTTCCCCTACTCCACCCACAACTACATCCTGCGCGCCTATTTCGCCGCCGGCGGCATCGATCCCGACCGCGACGTGCAGCTCGTGGTCATCCCGCCGCCGCTCATGGCGGGCTCGCTGGAAAAGGGCCTGATCGACGGCTTCTGCGTCGGCTCGCCCTGGAACTCCGTCGCGGTGGACCGGGGCGCCGGCCATATCCTCACCCCCAGCTCCGCCCTCTTCGCCCGCATCCCGGAGAAGACGCTGGCCATCGGCGATACCCTCGCCGGCGGCGACCCCGACACGCTGCGCGCCATCGTCGCCGCCACCGCCGAGGGGGCGGCCTGGTGCGCCGACCCCGCCAATGCGCTCGAACTCGCGGCCATGCTCTCCGCGCCGCATTATCTCGGCGTCTCGGCGCCGCTGGTGCTCAGGACCATCGAGGGGCGGCTGGTCTTCACGCCCGGCGGGCCGACGCGGTCGGTGCCCGACTTCATCCGCTACGACGTGCCGGGAACGGTGCGCCCCGATGCCGGCCGCTATGCCTGGCTCTACGCCCAGATGGTGCGCTGGGGACAGACGCGGTTCGACCCCACGATCCCGCGGCGGATCGCGAGCCTGATCCGCACCGATATCTATGACGCAGCCATGCCCGGCCTGCTGCCGCCGGCCGAGGCCGACCCCATCGGCAGCATCCTCGAGCCGGCCTTCGACCCGGCCGATCTCGCCGGCTATCTCGCCCGCTTCGACGAACGCGGGCTGCCGAAGCTGCGCGCCTGACGCGCATGTGCACTGCACAATCCTGTGGCAGCACGCCAGACAAATGGCGTCGATTCGGTCGCCGCAGGCCGCAGGGCGGGCCGTACCCCTCCCGCTGAAGCCAGCGATTCCGGCACCGAGGCCACCAAGAGGCACTTGGCACGAGGCTTGAATACTTCTGCCCTGAAAGCGCAGCCGTGAGGCGGCGCCAGGCCCACCGATGGGCCGCTCAGCAACGCCGCTGACAAACGTCCGATGAGCAGCCCGCTTCAGCCAGGGCAGGCCGCACCCGGACCTTTGTCGGCGGTTTTTTATTCCCGGCCCGCCGGGACCGTGCAGCCCGCCGGGCGCCCGATGCGACCGGCTCCGACCTCCACCCGCGCCGCGAGGCGCCGAACCGGGATCCGAGCATGAGCAAGACTTCGACGACGACCGCCGCGGATGCTTCCCTCGCCACCTCGCGGCGGAGGTTCCTGCGCGACACCGCCGCGACCGCCGCCCTCTTCGCCGCCGCCAAGGCCGCGCTGCCGGCCGGCGCCTTCGCGCAAGGGGCCGGTCCCGAGGTGAAGGGCACCAAGCTCGGCTATATCGCGCTGACGGATGCCGCCCCGCTCATCATCGCCAAGGAGAAGGGCTTCTACGCCAAGCACGGCGTGCCCGACATGGACATCGCCCGCCAGGCCTCCTGGGGCGCGACGCGCGACAACATGGCCCTCGGCACCAAGGCCAACGGCATCGACGGCGGCCACATCCTCAGGCCGAAGACGCATCTCTACTCCACCGGCAAGGTGATGCAGAACAGCCAGCCACTGCCGATGTACACGCTCCTCAACCTCAACGAGGACGGCCAGGCCATCTCGGTCTCCAACGAGTACAAGGACCTCAACATCCAGAAGGATTCCTCGCCGCTGAAGGCCGCCTTCGAGCGCAAGAAGGCGCAGGGCAAGGAGCTCACCGCCGCCATGACCTTCCCGGGCGGCACCCACGACCTGTGGATCCGCTACTGGCTCGCTGCCGGCGGCATCGACCCCGACACCGACATCAAGGTTATCGTCGTGCCGCCGCCGCAGATGGTGGCGAACATGAAGGTCGGCAACATGGACTGCTTCTGCGTCGGCGAGCCGTGGAACGAGCAGCTCGTCAACCAGTCCATCGGCTACACCGCCATCACCACCGGCGAGTTCTGGTTCAAGCATCCCGAGAAGATCCTCGGCATGCGCGCCGACTGGGTCGACGCCAATCCCCGCGCCACGCAGGCCATCCTGATGGCGGTGATGGAGGCGCAGCAGTGGTGCGAGAAGATGGAGAACAAGGAGGAGCTGGCGCAGATCGTCAGCCGCCGTCAGTGGTTCAACGTCCCCGTCAACGACATCAACGGCCGCCTCAAGGGCAACATCAACTACGGCCACGGCCGCACCGTCGCCGACTCGCCGCTGCGCATGAAGTTCTGGGGCGAGGGCGGCGCCGTCTCCTATCCCTGGAAGAGCCTCGACACCTGGTTCGTCACCGAGAACATCCGCTGGGGCAAGTTCGAGCCGACCACCGACATCAAGGCGCTGGTCGATCGCACCAACCGCTCGGATCTTTGGCTGCAGGCGGCGAAGACCCTCGGCGTGTCGGGGGTGCCGACCTCCGACTCGCGCGGCGTCGAGACCTTCTTCGACGGTGTGAAGTTCGATCCGGCCGATCCGCAGGCCTATCTGCGCGGCCTGAAGATCAAGCGCGCCCAGGTCTGATGCCCGGCAGGCGCTGACCTGCCGCATCCCCTGCCCATGCATCGGCCGCCCGCCCGGGCGGCCGCCTCCCCTCCCCGCCCCGCGAGAGAGCCGATGTCCCGACCCGCATTGAGAGCCGTCGACACCGCAGAACCGGTCGCTCCCGCGCCGGCCCCGAAAGCCGAGGTCATCGCCCTGACGCCGAAACCCAAGAGCGCCGGCCTCGACTGGCTGAAGACCCGCGCCGTGGCCGTTGCCACCGCCGTGATCCCGCCGCTCCTCACCCTGGCGCTGATCCTCCTCGTCTGGGAGATCCTCTGCGCCCGACCCGGCGCCACCCTGCCCTCGCCGAGCCAGGTCTGGCGCGACGCCAGCGACCTCATCCTCGACCCGTTCTTCGTCAATGGCAGCCAGGACATCGGGCTGGGCTGGCGCGTGCTGACCTCGCTGCAGCGGGTCGCCATCGGCTATGGCCTCGCCGCCATCGTCGGCATCGCGGTGGGCACCATCGTCGGCCAGTCCACCTGGGCCATGCGCGGCCTCGACCCGATCTTCCAGGTGCTGCGCACCGTGCCGCCGCTCGCCTGGCTGCCGATCTCGCTCGCCGCCTTCCGCGACGCCAATCCGAGCGCGATCTTCGTCATCTTCATCACCGCGATCTGGCCGATCCTCATCAACACCTCGGTCGGCATCCGCAACATCCCGCAGGACTATCGCAACGTCGCGGCGGTGCTGCGCCTCAACCAGATCGAGTTCTTCTGGAAGATCATGCTGCCCTCGGCGGCCCCCTACATCTTCACTGGCCTTCGCATCGGCGTCGGCCTCGCCTGGCTCGCCATCGTCGCGGCGGAAATGCTCACCGGCGG
This window contains:
- a CDS encoding CmpA/NrtA family ABC transporter substrate-binding protein, yielding MKRITIGFIPLTDAAPLIAAHERGFADEEGLAFDLVREVSWANIRDKLSVGLFDAAHMLTPLAIASALGIGHVTVPLIAPATLALNGNAITLSAAFVRELGGALPEDPVAALPLFAAAIKRRSEAGLSPPVFAATFPYSTHNYILRAYFAAGGIDPDRDVQLVVIPPPLMAGSLEKGLIDGFCVGSPWNSVAVDRGAGHILTPSSALFARIPEKTLAIGDTLAGGDPDTLRAIVAATAEGAAWCADPANALELAAMLSAPHYLGVSAPLVLRTIEGRLVFTPGGPTRSVPDFIRYDVPGTVRPDAGRYAWLYAQMVRWGQTRFDPTIPRRIASLIRTDIYDAAMPGLLPPAEADPIGSILEPAFDPADLAGYLARFDERGLPKLRA
- a CDS encoding CmpA/NrtA family ABC transporter substrate-binding protein, producing the protein MSKTSTTTAADASLATSRRRFLRDTAATAALFAAAKAALPAGAFAQGAGPEVKGTKLGYIALTDAAPLIIAKEKGFYAKHGVPDMDIARQASWGATRDNMALGTKANGIDGGHILRPKTHLYSTGKVMQNSQPLPMYTLLNLNEDGQAISVSNEYKDLNIQKDSSPLKAAFERKKAQGKELTAAMTFPGGTHDLWIRYWLAAGGIDPDTDIKVIVVPPPQMVANMKVGNMDCFCVGEPWNEQLVNQSIGYTAITTGEFWFKHPEKILGMRADWVDANPRATQAILMAVMEAQQWCEKMENKEELAQIVSRRQWFNVPVNDINGRLKGNINYGHGRTVADSPLRMKFWGEGGAVSYPWKSLDTWFVTENIRWGKFEPTTDIKALVDRTNRSDLWLQAAKTLGVSGVPTSDSRGVETFFDGVKFDPADPQAYLRGLKIKRAQV
- the ntrB gene encoding nitrate ABC transporter permease, with product MSRPALRAVDTAEPVAPAPAPKAEVIALTPKPKSAGLDWLKTRAVAVATAVIPPLLTLALILLVWEILCARPGATLPSPSQVWRDASDLILDPFFVNGSQDIGLGWRVLTSLQRVAIGYGLAAIVGIAVGTIVGQSTWAMRGLDPIFQVLRTVPPLAWLPISLAAFRDANPSAIFVIFITAIWPILINTSVGIRNIPQDYRNVAAVLRLNQIEFFWKIMLPSAAPYIFTGLRIGVGLAWLAIVAAEMLTGGVGIGFFIWDAWNSSKLSDIIIALVYIGSVGFILDRLIAGLATIVTRGTAAN